Proteins encoded by one window of Arachis hypogaea cultivar Tifrunner chromosome 1, arahy.Tifrunner.gnm2.J5K5, whole genome shotgun sequence:
- the LOC112796640 gene encoding alpha-mannosidase has product MQLQSMVGYWKMRNIRSCSSSASESLFSSLLIILLLCFHGTLVCSKYIKYNTDASINEGKLNVHLVAHSHDDVGWLKTIDQYYVGSRNNIQGACVENVLDSVVMSLQRDPNRKFVFAEMAFFHRWWVEQSPEIKEQVRKLVDAGQLEFVNGGWCMHDEAAPHYIDMIDQTSWGHRFIKQEFNKTPRSGWQIDPFGHSAVQAYLLGAEVGFDSVHFARIDYQDRAKRKVDKSLEVVWRGSKTFGSSAQIFANAFPVHYSAPNTFNFEVNNENLIPLQDDPLLFDTNIKQRVEDFVNAATSQASVTRTNHIMWTMGDDFQYQYAESWFKQMDKLIHYVNLDGRVNALYSTPSIYTDAKNAANETLPLKTDDYFPYADGANAYWTGYYTSRPALKRYVRSLSGYYLAARQLEFLAGKKSTTGSNTFDLGEALGVAQHHDAVSGTAKQHVTDDYAKRLAIGASKAEKVSSTSLACLSGKKSSGHCSAPATAFAQCQLLNISYCPQTEDNIPEAKSLVVVLYNPLGWNRTEIVRIPVNDDNLVVKDSSGNIIEAQYVDTENVTKNLRSFYVEAYLGVQPKEAPKYSLLFQVSVSPLGWSTYFISKASGNGKKRSPFLSQLISGDTVTIGPGDLKMSFSSTSGQLQRMFNSKTGVDIPVQQSYLWYASSGGSFPDYQASGAYIFRPTESPPTVVSRSVPYKVIRGPLVDEIHQEFSSWIYQVIRLYKDKDHAEVEYTVGPIPTDDGVGKEVITQITANMATNKEFYTDSNGRDFLKRVRDYREDWPLQVTQPVAGNYYPINLGIYVKDQKSELSVLVDRATGGASIRDGEMELMLHRRILQDDGRGVGEALDEIDCAKDYGCKGLTVRGNYYLGIHKLGSGSRWRRTTGQEIYSPLLLAFTYESLGNWKSSHVTKGTVLEPNYSLPPNVALLTLEELDGGSVLLRLAHLYEQSEDAEYSTLAKVELKKLFARKQIKELKEMSLSANQEKSEIKKMNWNVEGEINGKEPKPLRGRPVNTFNFVVELGPMEIRTFLLKF; this is encoded by the exons ATGCAATTGCAAAGCATGGTGGGGTATTGGAAAATGAGAAACATAAGGAGttgttcttcttcagcttcagagtctctcttctcatctcttcttattattcttcttctttgtttccatGGCACACTAGTTTGTTCCAAATACATAAAGTACAACACTGATGCTTCTATAAATGAAGGGAAATTGAATGTTCATTTGGTTGCACATTCCCATGATGATGTTGGTTGGTTGAAGACCATTGATCAATACTATGTTGGATCAAGAAACAACATTCAG gGTGCATGTGTTGAGAATGTGCTGGATTCGGTGGTTATGTCTCTTCAGAGAGATCCAAATAGAAAGTTTGTGTTTGCTGAGATG GCATTCTTTCATAGATGGTGGGTAGAACAGAGTCcagaaattaaagaacaagtgagAAAGCTTGTGGATGCTGGCCAGCTTGAATTCGT GAATGGAGGATGGTGCATGCATGATGAAGCAGCACCACATTACATAGACATGATAGATCAAACAAGTTGGGGACATAGATTCATAAAACAAGAGTTCAACAAGACACCTCGTTCTGGTTGGCAAATTGACCCTTTTGGACACTCTGCCGTTCAAGCTTATCTTCTAGGTGCTGAG GTTGGTTTTGATTCAGTACACTTTGCTAGGATTGATTATCAAGACAGAGCAAAGCGCAAAGTTGATAAGTCACTTGAAGTTGTGTGGCGTGGTTCCAAAACATTTGGTTCTTCTGCTCAGATTTTTGCTAATGCTTTTCCTGTTCATTATAGTGCTCCAAACACTTTTAATTTTGAAGTCAATAATGAAAACTTGATCCCATTACAG GATGATCCTCTTCTTTTTGACACCAATATCAAACAGCGTGTTGAAGATTTTGTTAATGCTGCTACTAGTCAA GCAAGTGTGACAAGGACAAACCATATAATGTGGACAATGGGTGATGATTTCCAATACCAATATGCTGAAAGTTGGTTCAAGCAAATGGATAAATTGATTCACTATGTTAATTTG GATGGGAGAGTGAATGCCTTGTATTCTACTCCATCTATTTACACTGATGCCAAAAATGCTGCTAATGAAACATTGCCATTGAAAACTGATGATTATTTCCC GTATGCTGATGGAGCAAATGCTTATTGGACAGGATACTACACGAGTCGCCCTGCCCTCAAGCGATATGTTAGGTCGCTAAGTGGATACTATTTG GCAGCACGGCAACTCGAGTTTTTGGCTGGAAAGAAATCTACAACTGGAAGTAATACATTTGACCTTGGAGAAGCTCTTGGAGTTGCACAACACCATGATGCTGTCTCTGGCACAGCCAAGCAACATGTAACTGATGACTATGCTAAAAGACTTGCTATTGGAGCTTCTAAG GCTGAAAAAGTTTCTAGCACTTCTCTGGCTTGTCTTTCTGGCAAGAAATCAAGTGGTCACTGTTCAGCTCCGGCAACGGCATTTGCCCAG TGTCAATTACTCAACATCAGTTACTGCCCACAAACAGAGGACAATATTCCAGAGGCTAAGAGTTTG gtaGTAGTATTGTATAACCCACTTGGATGGAATCGTACTGAGATTGTTAGAATACCA GTTAATGATGATAATCTTGTTGTCAAAGATTCTTCTGGAAATATCATTGAAGCACAGTATGTGGACACAGAGaatgtaacaaaaaatttaagaagctTCTATGTTGAGGCCTATTTAGGGGTGCAACCAAAAGAAGCACCAAAATATTCACTTCTGTTTCAAGTTTCAGTATCTCCACTTGGATGGAGTACCTACTTCATTTCGAAAGCATCTGGAAATG GTAAAAAAAGAAGTCCTTTCCTTTCACAGCTCATCAGCGGCGACACTGTTACCATAGGACCTGGGGATTTAAAGATGTCATTTTCTTCAACTTCTGGACAACTTCAACGGATGTTTAATTCCAAAACTGGA GTTGATATACCGGTTCAACAAAGCTATCTCTGGTATGCTTCTAGTGGAGGCAGCTTTCCTGATTATCAG GCTTCTGGTGCATACATATTCCGGCCTACTGAATCCCCGCCAACTGTTGTTTCAAGATCA GTTCCCTACAAAGTAATCCGCGGGCCACTAGTTGATGAGATTCATCAAGAGTTTAGCTCTTGGATTTACCAA GTTATTAGGCTTTACAAAGACAAAGACCATGCTGAAGTTGAATACACT GTTGGTCCAATTCCAACTGATGATGGAGTTGGAAAAGAGGTGATCACACAAATAACAGCAAATATGGCTACAAACAAGGAGTTTTATACTGATTCTAATGGCAGAGATTTTCTGAAAAGG GTCCGTGATTACAGAGAAGATTGGCCTCTTCAAGTTACTCAACCTGTGGCAGGAAACTACTATCCA ATTAATCTTGGAATTTATGTTAAGGATCAGAAATCTGAACTCTCTGTCTTAGTTGATCGTGCCACGGGTGGTGCGAGCATTAGAGATGGAGAGATGGAACTAATGCTTCACAG GCGTATTCTCCAAGATGATGGTAGAGGAGTAGGAGAAGCTCTTGATGAAATAGATTGTGCAAAAGATTATGGATGTAAAGGACTAACG GTGAGAGGAAATTACTACCTTGGCATCCACAAGCTAGGATCTGGTTCCCGGTGGCGTCGGACGACTGGTCAGGAGATTTACTCACCCCTCTTGTTGGCTTTCACATATGAG AGCTTGGGAAATTGGAAGTCATCTCATGTGACAAAAGGAACTGTCTTGGAGCCAAATTACAGCTTACCTCCCAATGTTGCTCTGCTAACTCTTGAG gagttggatggtggaagtgtgCTTCTTCGTTTGGCACATCTCTATGAG cAAAGTGAAGATGCTGAGTATTCAACTCTGGCCAAAGTTGAATTGAAGAAGTTGTTTGCCAGAAAACAG ATAAAAGAGTTGAAGGAGATGAGTTTATCAGCTAACCAAGAGAAATCAGAAATCAAGAAAATGAATTGGAATGTTGAAGGGGAGATTAATGGAAAAGAACCTAAACCACTTAGGGGTCGCCCTGTTAATACTTTCAATTTTGTTGTTGAGCTTGGTCCTATGGAAATACGcacattcttgttgaaattttag
- the LOC112724080 gene encoding protein EARLY-RESPONSIVE TO DEHYDRATION 7, chloroplastic-like: protein MALENPNVEVYPSVDVDVGDLVENLSPEKKATAADDDSSSSSSSNASPSAPPATEEILITVPGAILHLIDKEYSVELACGNLTIVRLRQDENIVAVYADLAGETQWPLAKDEAAVKVDDSHYFFSFRVPIESDDQKPSSAAATEVMSYGLTIASKGQEDLLLKLDEILNECSCFTVHEVSKDAQKKGEALDGSVAADVSPEDMKSEEKQELMEEMSAAYWTTLAPNVEEYNGTAARLIATGSGQLIKGILWCGDVTVERLKWGNEFLKQRMAGGSDVEVSPQTMKRIKRVKKVTKVTEKVANGVLSGVVRVSGFFATKASNSKAGKKFIKLLPEEVVIASLDGFIKVCDAVEVTGKNVLTTSSTVTTELVQHRYGEEAAKAANEGLDAAGHAVGAAWATFKIRQAFTPKSLIQPVDVSKVASKELEARKKKAK, encoded by the exons ATGGCGCTAGAAAATCCTAACGTCGAGGTTTACCCTTCCGTCGACGTCGATGTCGGAGACCTCGTCGAGAATCTCTCCCCGGAGAAGAAAGCCACTGCTGCTGACGATGACAGCTCCAGCTCCTCTTCCTCCAACGCCTCTCCTTCGGCGCCCCCGGCCACCGAGGAGATCCTCATCACAGTCCCCGGCGCCATCCTCCACCTAATCGACAAGGAGTACAGCGTGGAACTCGCCTGCGGCAACCTCACCATCGTTCGCCTCCGGCAAGACGAGAACATCGTTGCCGTCTATGCCGATCTCGCCGGCGAGACACAGTGGCCGCTGGCAAAGGACGAGGCCGCCGTGAAGGTGGATGATTCACATTACTTCTTCTCCTTCCGTGTCCCGATCGAATCCGACGATCAGAAACCGAGCTCAGCCGCAGCCACAGAGGTGATGAGTTACGGCCTGACGATCGCATCGAAAGGACAAGAAGATCTACTTTTGAAGCTCGATGAGATTTTAAACGAATGCAGCTGTTTCACCGTACACGAAGTGAGTAAGGATGCGCAGAAGAAGGGGGAAGCGTTGGACGGATCGGTGGCGGCGGATGTTTCGCCGGAGGATATGAAATCGGAGGAGAAGCAGGAATTGATGGAGGAGATGAGTGCGGCGTATTGGACAACATTGGCTCCGAATGTGGAGGAATACAACGGAACGGCGGCGAGGTTGATCGCCACCGGATCGGGGCAGCTGATTAAGGGGATATTGTGGTGTGGAGATGTGACGGTGGAGCGTTTGAAGTGGGGAAATGAGTTCCTGAAGCAGAGGATGGCTGGTGGTTCCGACGTCGAGGTTAGTCCTCAAACTATGAAGCGGATTAAAAG GGTTAAGAAAGTGACTAAAGTGACAGAGAAAGTAGCCAATGGGGTCCTCAGTGGGGTGGTGAGAGTCTCTGGATTTTTTGCCACTAAAGCATCAAATTCAAAAGCTGGGAAGAAATTTATCAAACTACTACCTGAAGAAGTTGTGATTGCATCACTGGATGGATTCA TTAAAGTATGTGATGCTGTTGAAGTAACGGGAAAAAATGTCTTAACAACATCATCAACTGTGACAACTGAACTTGTCCAACACAG ATATGGAGAAGAAGCTGCAAAGGCTGCAAATGAAGGGCTAGATGCAGCTGGTCATGCAGTTGGGGCTGCATGGGCTACATTTAAGATAAGGCAGGCCTTTACTCCAAAGAGTTTGATACAACCTGTCGACGTCAGCAAAGTTGCATCTAAAGAATTAGAGGCTAGGAAAAAAAAGGCCAAGTGA